The genomic stretch CTGCGCGAGGTCGGCTCACTGCTGGAGGCGCAAGCCGTGCACCCGCGCCGCACCGCCCGCAAGCATCTGCTCTACCTGGCCCAGACGAACGACCTCGCTCGGGCCCGCGTCGACGAGGTCCTCGACCTGGTCGGGCTCACGGACGCGGCGGACAGGAAGGCCGGCGCTTTCTCGCTGGGCATGAGCCAGCGGCTGGGCATCGCCGCCGCCCTGCTCGGCGACCCACCGGTGCTGCTGCTCGACGAGCCGGTCAACGGCCTGGACCCGGAAGGCGTGTTGTGGATCCGCACGCTCCTCCGGGGCCTGGCCGCCGAGGGCCGTACGGTGCTGATCTCCAGCCACCTGATGAGCGAGATGGCACTGACCGCGGACCGCCTGGTGGTGATCGGCAAGGGCCGGCTCATCGCCGAGTCGGACATCGGCGAGTTCACCGAGGGCGGAGCCGCGGTGCTCGTACGCACGCCCGAGGCCCCCTCCTTCACCCGGCGACTGGAGCTGACTGGCGCGCACGTGCAGGAGGGCCGGGACGGCGAGCTGATCGTGACCGGCATGACGGCGCCCGACATCGGGCGGTTGGCGGCGGCCGAGGGGGTGCCGCTGTTCGAGCTCACCCCGCGGCGTGCATCACTGGAGGAGGCGTTCATGGAGCTGACTCGTGAGAGCGTCGAGTTCGGGGTGGCACGATGATCGACGCAGGAGTGCTCAGGGCTGAGTGGACCAAGTTCAGCAGCATCAGGGCCACCATGGTGTTGTCGCTGGCTACTGTCGCGGTGGCGGGGACGTTCGGGTGGTTGTTCAGCAGCGCGGCGGCCAACCAATACGCGTCCGCCACGCCACAGGAACGACTGGACTTCCAGCCTCTCGACATGGGCATGCGCGGGCTGTTCATCATGCAGTTGCTGATCGCGGCGCTGGGCGTGCTGGTCGCCTCCTCCGAGTACGGCTCGGGCACGATGCGGGCCAGCGTCGCCGCCGTGGGCAGGCGGGGCCGCCTGGTGGCCGCCAAGGCGGGGCTGACCGCACTGACGGCGCTGCCGGTGAGCGTGGCAGGGATATGGCTGATGTACGTGGCGAGCCAGACGACCCTGGCGACGGGCGGCGCGCCGTACACCATGCCCGGCGACCCGGCCGCACTGCGGATGCTGCTGCTCGGGCCGCTGGTGTTCACGCTGCTGGCCCTGTTCGGGCTGGCGCTCGGCTTCCTGCTGCGCGGCACGGCCGCCGCCGTGAACGTCAGCACGGCCTTCCTCCTGCTGCCGATCCTCGCCACGGCCTCGCCCGGCCCGGTGCGGCACTTCATCTCCACCTACTGGCCGAACATGGCCGCCTTCCAGACCGTCTCCGGAACATCCGAGCTCCCGGCCTGGGCGGGATCCGGCATTCTCGTCGGTTTCGTGGCGGTCATGCTGATTACCGCATTCGTCCAGTTCAACAACAGCGACGCCTGACTACGCTGGACCGGGGAGGTGCCGTGGGCGAGAGACTGCTGGTGGTCGACGACGAGCCCACCGTCAAGGAGCTGCTGTCGGCGACGCTGCGGTTCGCGGGCTTCACGGTGAGCTCGGCGGAGAGCGGTGCCCAGGCACTGGAGTCGGCCCGGCGCGACCCGCCCGACCTGGTCCTGCTCGACGTCATGCTGCCCGACCTCGACGGCTTCGAGGTCATTCGCCGGCTGCGGAGTCTGCCTCGGGCGGGCGGGCGGCCGGGTCCCGTACCCGTGCTCTTCCTGACCGCGCGCGACACGACGGCCGACAAGATCAACGGACTCCGGCTGGGCGGCGACGACTACGTGACGAAGCCGTTCGACCTGGAGGAGCTGCTCGCCCGTATCCGGGCCATCCTGCGGCGCACGGGCGCGATCCCCGACGACCACACGATCGTCGTCGGAGACTTGGAGGTCGACCCCGACGGCCACCAGGTGACCAGAGCCGGCCGCCCGGTACGCCTGTCGCCGACGGAGTTCCGGCTCCTCCACCACCTGGCGCTCAACGCCGGCCACGTGCTGCCCAAGCCCCAGATCCTCGAACACGTCTGGCGCTACGACTTCGCCGGCGACACGAGCATCGTGGACACGTACGTGAGCTACCTGCGCCGCAAGCTCGACACCGGCGGCGAGCCCAAGCTGATCCACACCGTCCACGGGATCGGCTACGTGCTCCGCAAGCCGAAGCAATGATGATCGCCCGCCTGTCGCTGCGGACCCGCCTGCTGGCCATCACCGTGGCGTTGCTCGTGGCCGGCCTGGTGGCGATCAGCTCGATCGTGCTGCGCCAACTGGAGACCCAGCTCCTGGCCCGCGTGGACGCGCAACTGGCCCCGATGGGCACGGCGCTGTCGGCCATCCCGCCCGAGTTCATCGCCAGGATGCAGCGGCAGGCGGACCGGGCGCCGCTGGGAGCGGCACAACTCGACCTGATCGAGAAGGCGTACACCGCGTACCTGTCGGCCGACGGCACGGTCGTCCGTGAGATGGGCGACCCGGTGGGACCCGATCTGCCCCGGCTCGACGCCGCCACCGTGTCGGCTCGTGCGGGCAAGCCGTTCACCGTGGAGGGACCGAACGGCGAGGAGTGGCGGGCGGTGGCCCTGCCGCGCGCCGCCACGGGCGGCTCCGACCACGCCAGCGTCGTCGGGGCCGTCTCGCTGGAGGCCATGCAGTCAACGATCGCCCGGCTCCGCGCCGCCTGCCTCATCGCAGGCTCCGTGCTGCTGGCGCTGCTCGCGCTGCTGGGCGGCATCGCGATCAGGGCGGGGCTGGCGCCGCTGCGCCGCGTCGAGGAGACGGCCGCGGCCATCGCCGACGGCGACCTGTCCAGGCGCGTACCCGAGCCTGGCCCGCCGAACACCGAGGTCGGACGCCTCGCCCGCTCGCTCAACAAGATGCTCGCCCAGATCGAGCAGGGCGTGGCGGCCAGCGCGGAGTCCGAGGCCCGCATGCGCCGCTTCGTCGCCGACGTCAGCCACGAGCTCCGTACCCCGCTGTTCGGCATCAAGGGCTTCTCGGAGCTCTACCGCATGGGCGGCACAGAGGCCGAGCCCGCGCTGGCCCGCATCGAGAGCGAGTCCGGGCGGCTGGCACGGCTGGTGGAGGACCTGCTGCTGCTCGCCGGCCTCGACGACACCGACGGCCCCGCCCTGGACCTCACCCCGATGGACCTCCGCACCCTCGCCGCCGACGCCCGCCATGACTTCGCCGCCCTCGACCCGTCCCGCCCCGTCGCGTTCACCGGGCCTTTCGGCGGCCCGGCGGCGAGCGCCCCGGTGCTGGGCGACGAGGCCCGGCTCCGGCAGGTGGTCAGCAACCTCGTCGGCAACGCCGTCACCCACACGCCCGGCGGCACCCCGGTGCGGATCGGCGTGGGCACCTCCGGATCGGAGGCCGTGCTGGTGATCGAGGACGAGGGCCCAGGGCTCAGCGCGGAGGAAGCCACCAGGGCGTTCGACCGGTTCTACCGGGCGGACAGCTCACGGGCGCGTACGACGGGGGGCGCGGGATTAGGGCTGGCCATCGTGCGCTCCATCGTCACGGCCCACGGAGGGCGGGTGGAGGTCCACTCGGAACCCGGCAAGGGCGCCGCCTTCCAGATCCACCTCCCAGCCGCCGCCCCTCAGTGAAACCGGCCATCTTGGGGCGATCATGGAGTAGGAATGGCTGGACCCGGGCATCCGCCGCTATCTGGGCGGTCCAATCGCCCCCGAGACCCTGGAACGACGGCGCCAACCACAGCCGGGGCGCGGCATGTTCACCGTCACCCTCGACGAGGACACGAGCGTCGGCTTCTGCTGAAGACGATGAGCGCATGCGCGCCCGCATCACCCTGGCGCAGGAGAAGGGCTTCGTCACGATCACCAGCGCCGCGACGATCGTCGAGACCGCACGGGGCAGGCAGGCCGGGCAGCGTTTGCGCTTCAAGCCGGTCCAAGCTGAGTGTTATCGACGTGACCTCAGAGGTGGCGGACTTGGCGGCGCGCTTGCTGGTCGCGACAGGGTTGTCCGGTCACGACTGCGCCGTCGACGCCATTGTCGTGGCCACTGCAGTCGGCGCGAGCGGAGCCGCCAAGGTGGCCTCCAGCGACGGCACCCACATTCCGAAGCTGTGCTCGGTGGCTACGGAGCTGCGTGACGGTCCGCCGGTGGACTGGCTGAGGGTGTAGGCGCTGGCCTTCCACATTCACAAAGGACGACGTGCCAGCCGGTGTGGGGCACGACGCAATCGGCCGCCGAATCGGCGAAGCGGCTTTGAGCAGGGGTTTGGGGGGCTGCGCCCCCCAATGTCACAGCCTGCGCTCCTCAGCGCGAAGCGCTCCTTAGCGAAGACCGTGCTTGCCCCCGCGCTACCTCACTTGCGCTTCTTGACTTCCTCCGTGAGCTGGGGCACGACCTGGTGGAGGTCGCCCACCACGCCATAGTCGGCCAGCTCGAAGATCGGCGCCTCCGGGTCCTTGTTGATCGCGACGATCGTCTTCGCGGTCTGCATGCCGGCCCGGTGCTGGATCGCCCCGGAAATGCCCGCCGCGATGTACAGCTGCGGCGACACCGTCTTACCCGTCTGCCCGACCTGGAACTGGTGCGGGTACCAGCCCGCGTCCGTGGCTGCGCGCGAGGCGCCGACGGCTGCGCCGAGCGCGTCCGCGAGCTCCTCGATGATGGAGAAGTTTTCGGCCGAGCCGACGCCGCGGCCGCCGGAGACCACGATCGCGGCCTCGGTCAGCTCGGGGCGGGCGCCCTTCTCCTGCTTGACGCGCTCCACGATGCGGGCCGCCTTGGCCGCCTCGGACAGCGCCACCGAGATCTCCTCCTCCGCTCCGGCGCCCGCGGCGGGCGCGGGGGCCGTGGAGTTGGGGCGTACGGCGACGATGGGGGTGCCCTTGCGGACCTTCGACTGCACGTTGATGCCGCCGCCGAAGATGGACTGGTCGGCCACGAAGCCCTCGCCGAGGCCCACGGCGTCGGTGATGACGCCGGAGTCCGTCTTGACCGCGAGGCGGCCGGCGATCTCCTTGCCCTCGGCCGTGGCGGCGACCAGCACGGCCGACGGCGACTTGTCGGCCACCAGCTGGGCCAGCAGCTCGGCCTTGGGTGCCACGACGTACTCGACGATGTCGCCGGCGGGAGCGACGTAGATCTTCTCGGCGCCGTACTCGGCCAGCCTGGCCTTGGCGTCCGGCGTGATGCCGGGGCCGGCCCAGACGGCGGAGGGGGTGCCGAGGGTGCGGGCCAGCGTGAGCAGCTCCAGCGTGACCTTCTTGACCTCGCCGTCGACGTGCTCGACGAGAACGAGAATCTCCGACATTTCAGTAAGCCCCCGTTCTCAGATGAACTTCTTCGACGCGAGGAACTCGGCGGCCTTCTCGCCACCGTCGCCCTCGTCCTTGACGACCGTGCCGGCCGCGCGCGGCGGGGCCGCGGCGAAGTCGACGACCTCGGACCAGGCAGCGGCCAGGCCGACCTGGGCGGCGTCGATGGAGGCGTCGCCGATGGCGAGCGTCTCGACCGGCTTCTTCTTGGCCGCCATGATGCCCTTGAACGACGGGTAACGCGGCTCGTTGATCTTCTCGACCACGGACACGACCGCCGGCAGCGTGGCCTCGACCTTGTCGAAGCCGTAGTCGGTGAGGCGCTGGATCCTGATCGAGGAGCCCTCGATGTCGACCTTGTTGGCCAGCGTGAGCTGCGGCGTGCCGAGGCGCTCGGCCAGCATCGCGGCCAGCACGCCGGTGCGGGCGTCGGTGGACTCAGAGCCCAGCACGACCAGGTCGAACCCGATCTTCTTGAGCACCTGGGCCATCGCGTAAGAAGTCGACAGCGCGTCGGAGCCGTGCAGGGCCTCGTCGGTCAGGTGCACGGCCTTGTCGGCGCCCATGGCCAGGGCCTTGCGGATGGTCTCAGTGGCCTTGCCTGGGCCCATGGTGAGCACGGTGACCTCGCCACCGTGGGCTTCCTTGAGCTTCAGCGCCTCCTCGACCGCGTACTCGTCAAGCTCGTTGACCACGCCGTCGGCGGCGTCGCGGTCGAGCGTCTTGTCATCGGACCGCAGCTTGCGCTCGGTCGCCGTGTCGGGGACCTGCTTCACGCAGACGACGATGTTCATGGCCGGTGGCCGACCTCCCGTTTCGCGTGCGCCACCGCATCGCTGCGATGGGCGCCGGATGCAATGCTGTCCAGACTGCCAGGTGCCTTCCGAGCTCCCGGCAGAGGGTGGCTTGTCGCGGTCATGTTACCCGTGAGTAGCTTACGCGCAAACCGCCGCGGGCGCGGACGACACGATAGCCACCATACCGAGCTTAATTCTGTTGGCGGCCACCAGGCCCAGCACCGGCCGGCTCGCCCCCGAACGTCACGCCGACAGCAGGAACACGATCCCGACCACCAGCGCCGTGCCCGCGAACAACGCCAGTGTGAACGTGCTGAACGCCGCCGCCAGCCCGAAGCACAGCCCGGCGGCCCCCGCAACGCTCACCATATCGGTGATCATGCGACTACGCCGGTAAGGGCTGCGCGAGAACAACGCCACCCCGGCGTCCGGCACCACACCCAGCGCGTACGCCGCCAGCAGGAAGAGCGAGACCTCGGGCAGCGGCACCCATGCGGCCGCCGCC from Nonomuraea polychroma encodes the following:
- a CDS encoding ABC transporter ATP-binding protein, with amino-acid sequence MIQLSGLTKRHGEVLAVDDLTFTVRPGLVTGFLGPNGAGKTTTMRMILGLDLPTSGTATINGRRHQDLPHPLREVGSLLEAQAVHPRRTARKHLLYLAQTNDLARARVDEVLDLVGLTDAADRKAGAFSLGMSQRLGIAAALLGDPPVLLLDEPVNGLDPEGVLWIRTLLRGLAAEGRTVLISSHLMSEMALTADRLVVIGKGRLIAESDIGEFTEGGAAVLVRTPEAPSFTRRLELTGAHVQEGRDGELIVTGMTAPDIGRLAAAEGVPLFELTPRRASLEEAFMELTRESVEFGVAR
- a CDS encoding response regulator transcription factor codes for the protein MGERLLVVDDEPTVKELLSATLRFAGFTVSSAESGAQALESARRDPPDLVLLDVMLPDLDGFEVIRRLRSLPRAGGRPGPVPVLFLTARDTTADKINGLRLGGDDYVTKPFDLEELLARIRAILRRTGAIPDDHTIVVGDLEVDPDGHQVTRAGRPVRLSPTEFRLLHHLALNAGHVLPKPQILEHVWRYDFAGDTSIVDTYVSYLRRKLDTGGEPKLIHTVHGIGYVLRKPKQ
- a CDS encoding sensor histidine kinase → MMIARLSLRTRLLAITVALLVAGLVAISSIVLRQLETQLLARVDAQLAPMGTALSAIPPEFIARMQRQADRAPLGAAQLDLIEKAYTAYLSADGTVVREMGDPVGPDLPRLDAATVSARAGKPFTVEGPNGEEWRAVALPRAATGGSDHASVVGAVSLEAMQSTIARLRAACLIAGSVLLALLALLGGIAIRAGLAPLRRVEETAAAIADGDLSRRVPEPGPPNTEVGRLARSLNKMLAQIEQGVAASAESEARMRRFVADVSHELRTPLFGIKGFSELYRMGGTEAEPALARIESESGRLARLVEDLLLLAGLDDTDGPALDLTPMDLRTLAADARHDFAALDPSRPVAFTGPFGGPAASAPVLGDEARLRQVVSNLVGNAVTHTPGGTPVRIGVGTSGSEAVLVIEDEGPGLSAEEATRAFDRFYRADSSRARTTGGAGLGLAIVRSIVTAHGGRVEVHSEPGKGAAFQIHLPAAAPQ
- a CDS encoding electron transfer flavoprotein subunit alpha/FixB family protein is translated as MSEILVLVEHVDGEVKKVTLELLTLARTLGTPSAVWAGPGITPDAKARLAEYGAEKIYVAPAGDIVEYVVAPKAELLAQLVADKSPSAVLVAATAEGKEIAGRLAVKTDSGVITDAVGLGEGFVADQSIFGGGINVQSKVRKGTPIVAVRPNSTAPAPAAGAGAEEEISVALSEAAKAARIVERVKQEKGARPELTEAAIVVSGGRGVGSAENFSIIEELADALGAAVGASRAATDAGWYPHQFQVGQTGKTVSPQLYIAAGISGAIQHRAGMQTAKTIVAINKDPEAPIFELADYGVVGDLHQVVPQLTEEVKKRK
- a CDS encoding electron transfer flavoprotein subunit beta/FixA family protein — protein: MNIVVCVKQVPDTATERKLRSDDKTLDRDAADGVVNELDEYAVEEALKLKEAHGGEVTVLTMGPGKATETIRKALAMGADKAVHLTDEALHGSDALSTSYAMAQVLKKIGFDLVVLGSESTDARTGVLAAMLAERLGTPQLTLANKVDIEGSSIRIQRLTDYGFDKVEATLPAVVSVVEKINEPRYPSFKGIMAAKKKPVETLAIGDASIDAAQVGLAAAWSEVVDFAAAPPRAAGTVVKDEGDGGEKAAEFLASKKFI